The following coding sequences are from one Pseudomonas mendocina window:
- the thrC gene encoding threonine synthase gives MRYISTRGQAPALNFEDVLLAGLASDGGLYVPENLPRFTVEEIASWAGLPYHELAFRVMRPFVAGSISDADFKKILEETYGVFAHNAVAPLRQLNGNEWVLELFHGPTLAFKDFALQLLGRLLDHVLAKRGERVVIMGATSGDTGSAAIEGCKACDNVDIFIMHPHNRVSEVQRRQMTTILGENIHNIAIEGNFDDCQEMVKASFADQGFLKGTRLVAVNSINWARIMAQIVYYFHAALQLGGPARSIAFSVPTGNFGDIFAGYLARNMGLPVSQLIVATNRNDILHRFMSGNQYVKETLHPTLSPSMDIMVSSNFERLLFDLHGRNGAAIASLMDSFKQGGGFSVEEDRWVEARKLFDSLAVNDEQTCETITEVYKECGELLDPHTAIGVRAARECRRSLATPMVVLGTAHPVKFPEAVEKAGIDAVPALPAHLTDLFQREERCTVLANDLKAVQQFVAAHGNRGKPL, from the coding sequence ATGCGCTATATCAGTACCCGCGGCCAGGCGCCGGCCCTGAATTTCGAAGACGTGCTGCTGGCTGGCCTGGCCAGCGATGGCGGCCTATACGTGCCGGAGAATCTGCCGCGCTTCACCGTCGAGGAAATCGCTTCCTGGGCTGGGCTGCCCTATCACGAGCTGGCCTTCCGGGTGATGCGCCCGTTCGTTGCCGGCAGCATTTCCGATGCTGATTTCAAGAAGATCCTCGAAGAAACCTACGGTGTGTTTGCCCACAACGCGGTCGCGCCGCTGCGCCAGCTGAACGGTAACGAGTGGGTGCTGGAGCTGTTCCATGGCCCGACCCTGGCGTTCAAGGACTTCGCCCTGCAGTTGCTCGGTCGCCTGCTCGATCATGTGCTGGCCAAGCGCGGTGAGCGCGTGGTGATCATGGGCGCCACCAGTGGCGACACCGGCTCGGCGGCCATCGAGGGCTGCAAGGCCTGCGACAACGTCGATATCTTCATCATGCACCCGCACAACCGTGTGTCCGAAGTGCAGCGCCGGCAGATGACCACCATTTTGGGTGAGAACATCCACAACATCGCCATCGAAGGCAACTTCGACGACTGCCAGGAGATGGTCAAGGCCAGCTTCGCTGACCAGGGCTTCCTCAAGGGCACGCGCCTGGTGGCGGTCAACTCGATCAACTGGGCGCGAATCATGGCTCAGATCGTCTACTACTTCCACGCTGCTCTGCAGCTCGGCGGCCCGGCGCGCTCCATCGCCTTTTCGGTGCCGACCGGCAACTTCGGCGACATCTTTGCTGGCTACCTGGCGCGCAACATGGGCCTGCCGGTCAGCCAGCTGATCGTCGCCACCAACCGCAACGACATCCTGCATCGCTTCATGAGCGGCAATCAGTACGTCAAGGAAACCCTGCACCCGACCCTGTCGCCGTCGATGGACATCATGGTTTCGTCCAACTTCGAGCGTCTGCTGTTCGATCTGCATGGTCGCAACGGTGCTGCCATCGCCAGCCTGATGGACAGCTTCAAGCAGGGAGGCGGTTTCAGTGTCGAGGAGGATCGCTGGGTCGAGGCGCGCAAGCTGTTCGATTCGCTGGCAGTGAATGACGAGCAGACCTGCGAGACCATCACCGAGGTGTACAAGGAGTGCGGCGAGCTGCTCGATCCGCACACTGCCATCGGTGTGCGCGCCGCGCGTGAGTGCCGCCGCAGCCTGGCGACGCCGATGGTGGTGTTGGGTACCGCGCATCCGGTCAAGTTCCCCGAGGCGGTGGAAAAGGCTGGCATCGACGCCGTTCCGGCGTTGCCGGCTCACCTGACCGATCTGTTCCAGCGCGAGGAGCGTTGCACGGTGCTGGCCAATGATCTGAAGGCCGTACAGCAATTCGTCGCGGCTCACGGCAACCGTGGCAAGCCGCTCTGA
- a CDS encoding homoserine dehydrogenase, with amino-acid sequence MKPVKVGICGLGTVGGGTLNVLKRNAEEITRRAGRGIEIAQIAIRSPKPQYDTTGIAMTSDVFELVNNPEIDIVIELIGGYTLAKELVLKAIENGKHVVTANKALIAVHGNEIFAKAREKGVIVAFEAAVAGGIPVIKAIREGLSANRINWLAGIINGTGNFILTEMREKGRAFEDVLKEAQALGYAEADPTFDVEGIDAAHKLTILASIAFGIPLQFDKAYTEGITKLTTADVNYAEALGYRIKHLGVARRTEAGIELRVHPTLIPADRLIANVNGVMNAVMVNGDAVGSTLYYGAGAGMEPTASAVVADLVDVVRALTTDPTNRVPHLAFQPDSLSDHPILPIAECESAYYLRIQAKDHPGVLAQVASILSERGINIESIMQKEAEEQDGLVPMILVTHRVVEARIIEAIAAMEALDGVTSPVMRLRVEQLN; translated from the coding sequence GTGAAGCCGGTCAAAGTGGGCATCTGTGGGTTGGGCACCGTCGGTGGCGGTACTTTGAATGTACTCAAGCGCAATGCCGAGGAGATTACTCGGCGCGCCGGTCGCGGCATCGAGATTGCCCAGATCGCCATTCGTTCGCCCAAGCCGCAGTACGACACTACCGGCATTGCCATGACCAGCGATGTCTTCGAGTTGGTCAACAATCCCGAGATCGACATCGTCATTGAGCTGATCGGCGGCTACACCCTGGCCAAGGAGCTGGTGCTCAAGGCCATCGAAAATGGCAAGCACGTGGTCACCGCCAATAAGGCGCTGATCGCTGTGCACGGCAACGAGATCTTCGCCAAGGCTCGTGAGAAGGGCGTTATCGTCGCCTTCGAGGCCGCCGTGGCTGGTGGCATCCCGGTGATCAAGGCGATCCGCGAAGGCCTGTCGGCCAACCGCATCAACTGGCTGGCCGGCATCATCAACGGCACCGGCAACTTCATTCTCACCGAAATGCGCGAGAAAGGCCGTGCCTTCGAAGACGTGCTCAAGGAAGCGCAGGCGCTGGGCTACGCCGAGGCCGACCCGACCTTCGACGTCGAAGGCATCGACGCTGCGCACAAGCTGACCATTCTGGCCTCCATCGCCTTTGGCATTCCGCTGCAGTTCGACAAGGCCTATACCGAAGGCATCACCAAGCTGACCACGGCCGACGTGAACTATGCCGAGGCGCTGGGTTATCGCATCAAGCACCTGGGCGTCGCTCGTCGTACCGAGGCGGGCATCGAGCTGCGTGTACACCCGACGCTGATCCCGGCCGACCGCCTGATCGCCAACGTCAATGGCGTGATGAACGCGGTGATGGTCAATGGCGATGCGGTGGGCAGCACTCTGTATTACGGAGCTGGTGCCGGCATGGAGCCGACTGCGTCGGCAGTGGTGGCCGACCTGGTGGACGTAGTGCGTGCACTGACCACCGATCCGACCAATCGCGTGCCGCACCTGGCCTTCCAGCCGGACTCGCTTTCCGACCACCCGATCCTGCCCATCGCCGAGTGCGAGAGCGCCTATTACCTGCGTATCCAGGCCAAGGATCACCCCGGTGTGCTGGCGCAGGTGGCGAGCATCCTCTCCGAGCGTGGCATCAACATCGAGTCGATCATGCAGAAGGAAGCCGAGGAGCAGGATGGCCTGGTGCCGATGATCCTCGTGACCCATCGCGTGGTCGAGGCGCGTATCATCGAAGCCATTGCCGCCATGGAAGCGCTCGATGGCGTGACCTCGCCGGTCATGCGTCTGCGCGTCGAACAGCTCAACTAA
- the dsbC gene encoding bifunctional protein-disulfide isomerase/oxidoreductase DsbC, whose translation MSLSRISLALALVLGSSVTLADDPDQAIRQSLKSLDASLPIEAIAESPMTGIYQVQLQGGRQLYTSADGQFLIQGYLFQVKDGKAVNLTEIEESRAVAQQINAIPAKEMVVFAPKAPKTHITVFTDTDCGYCQKLHSEVPELNRLGVEVRYVAFPRQGMNSPAAKELVSVWCAKDQQEAMNRAKTRQSVADATCDNPVAKQYQLGQMIGVNGTPAIVLANGKMIPGYQPAPQLAKIALESN comes from the coding sequence ATGTCCCTGAGCCGTATTTCCCTTGCGCTGGCACTCGTGCTGGGCAGTAGCGTAACCCTGGCCGATGATCCCGATCAGGCGATTCGTCAGAGCCTGAAATCGCTGGATGCCAGCCTGCCGATCGAGGCTATCGCCGAGAGCCCGATGACGGGTATCTATCAGGTTCAACTGCAGGGTGGTCGTCAGCTCTATACCAGTGCCGATGGTCAGTTCCTAATTCAGGGCTACCTGTTCCAGGTCAAGGATGGCAAGGCCGTCAACCTGACCGAGATCGAAGAAAGCCGCGCGGTGGCCCAGCAGATCAATGCCATTCCGGCCAAGGAAATGGTGGTCTTCGCGCCCAAGGCACCGAAGACCCATATCACCGTCTTCACCGATACCGACTGCGGCTATTGCCAGAAGCTGCACAGCGAAGTGCCGGAACTCAATCGTCTGGGCGTCGAAGTGCGTTATGTCGCCTTCCCGCGTCAGGGTATGAACAGCCCGGCGGCCAAGGAACTGGTCAGCGTCTGGTGCGCCAAGGATCAGCAGGAGGCGATGAATCGCGCCAAGACTCGCCAGAGCGTAGCCGACGCTACTTGCGACAATCCGGTGGCCAAGCAGTACCAGCTCGGTCAGATGATTGGGGTCAATGGCACGCCGGCCATCGTTCTGGCCAACGGCAAGATGATTCCGGGCTACCAGCCTGCGCCGCAGTTGGCCAAGATTGCCCTGGAGTCGAACTAA
- the xerD gene encoding site-specific tyrosine recombinase XerD, with protein sequence MSTLSHPLIEQFLESLWLEKGLSDHTRAAYRSDLEHFNAWLDERGLELQSIGRDGILDHLAWRLEQRYQARSTARFLSGLRGFYRFLLREALISEDPTLQIELPQIGRPLPKSLSEADVEALLQAPDLDDPIGLRDRAMLEVLYACGLRVSELVGLTLEQVNLRQGVLRVFGKGGKERLVPLGEEAIAWIERYSREARPLLLGGKPSDVLFPSLRGEQMTRQTFWHRIKHQARVAGIAKSLSPHTLRHAFATHLLNHGADLRVVQMLLGHSDLSTTQIYTHIARARLQELHAKHHPRG encoded by the coding sequence ATGTCCACTCTGTCGCATCCGTTGATCGAGCAGTTTCTTGAGTCCCTCTGGCTGGAGAAGGGGCTGTCCGACCATACCCGTGCTGCTTATCGCAGTGATCTGGAACACTTCAACGCCTGGCTCGATGAGCGCGGTCTGGAGCTGCAGTCAATTGGCCGCGATGGGATTCTCGATCACCTGGCCTGGCGTCTGGAGCAGCGCTATCAGGCGCGCTCCACGGCGCGCTTTCTCTCCGGTCTGCGCGGTTTCTACCGCTTTCTGCTGCGTGAGGCGTTGATCAGCGAAGACCCGACCTTGCAGATCGAGTTGCCGCAGATCGGCAGGCCGCTGCCCAAGTCGCTGTCCGAGGCGGATGTCGAAGCCCTGCTGCAGGCGCCCGATCTGGATGACCCGATTGGTTTGCGTGATCGCGCCATGCTCGAGGTGCTGTATGCCTGTGGCCTGCGGGTCAGCGAGCTGGTGGGGCTGACGCTGGAGCAGGTGAACCTGCGTCAGGGTGTGCTGCGGGTGTTCGGCAAGGGTGGCAAGGAGCGTCTGGTGCCGCTGGGCGAGGAGGCTATCGCCTGGATCGAGCGCTACAGCCGCGAAGCGCGCCCGCTATTGCTTGGTGGCAAGCCCAGTGATGTGCTGTTCCCTAGCCTGCGTGGTGAGCAGATGACTCGGCAGACCTTCTGGCACCGTATCAAGCACCAGGCGCGGGTCGCCGGGATCGCCAAGTCGCTGTCGCCGCACACGCTGCGTCACGCCTTCGCCACCCATCTGCTCAATCATGGTGCCGATCTGCGGGTCGTACAGATGCTGCTGGGGCATAGCGATCTGTCTACCACGCAGATCTACACTCATATCGCACGTGCCCGTCTGCAGGAGTTGCATGCCAAGCACCACCCGCGCGGTTGA
- the rplS gene encoding 50S ribosomal protein L19, with amino-acid sequence MTNKIIQMLEAEQMNKEIPTFAPGDTVIVQVKVKEGDRQRLQAFEGVVIAKRNRGLNSAFTVRKISSGVGVERTFQTYSPLVDSLSVKRRGDVRKAKLYYLRDLSGKAARIKEKLS; translated from the coding sequence ATGACCAACAAGATTATCCAGATGCTCGAAGCCGAGCAGATGAACAAAGAAATCCCGACTTTCGCCCCAGGTGACACCGTCATCGTTCAGGTAAAAGTTAAGGAAGGCGACCGTCAGCGTCTGCAGGCTTTCGAAGGCGTCGTTATCGCCAAGCGTAACCGCGGTCTGAACAGCGCCTTCACCGTTCGCAAAATCTCCAGCGGTGTTGGCGTCGAGCGTACCTTCCAGACCTACTCCCCGCTGGTCGACAGCCTGAGCGTCAAGCGTCGCGGTGACGTGCGCAAAGCTAAGCTGTACTACCTGCGCGACCTGTCCGGCAAAGCCGCGCGCATCAAGGAAAAGCTGTCCTAA
- the trmD gene encoding tRNA (guanosine(37)-N1)-methyltransferase TrmD has protein sequence MRVEVITLFPEMFAAIGEYGITSRAVKQELLQLNCWNPRDYTTDRHHTVDDRPFGGGPGMVMKIKPLEDALVSARQAAGEGAKVIYLSPQGRQLNQAAVRELAQEQALILIAGRYEGIDERFIEAHVDEEWSIGDYVLSGGELPAMVLIDAVTRLLPGALGHADSAEEDSFTDGLLDCPHYTRPEVYADKRVPEVLLSGNHEHIRRWRLQQSLGRTWERRADLLDSRSLSGEEKKLLEEYIRQRNDS, from the coding sequence ATGCGCGTAGAAGTCATCACGCTGTTCCCTGAGATGTTCGCCGCCATCGGCGAGTACGGCATCACCAGTCGTGCGGTGAAGCAGGAGCTGCTGCAGCTCAACTGCTGGAACCCGCGGGACTACACGACCGATCGACATCATACGGTGGATGATCGCCCCTTCGGTGGCGGCCCCGGCATGGTGATGAAGATCAAGCCTCTCGAGGATGCTCTGGTTAGCGCCAGGCAAGCCGCGGGAGAGGGTGCGAAGGTGATCTACCTTTCGCCCCAGGGCCGTCAGCTGAATCAGGCTGCGGTTCGCGAGTTGGCGCAGGAGCAGGCACTGATCCTGATCGCCGGTCGTTATGAAGGTATCGACGAGCGCTTCATCGAGGCGCATGTCGACGAGGAATGGTCGATTGGCGACTACGTCCTGTCCGGCGGTGAGCTGCCGGCCATGGTGCTGATCGATGCGGTGACGCGCCTTTTGCCTGGAGCATTGGGTCATGCCGATTCGGCCGAGGAGGACTCCTTTACGGATGGCCTGCTCGACTGCCCGCACTACACTCGCCCGGAGGTGTATGCGGATAAACGTGTTCCTGAGGTGTTGCTTAGCGGCAACCACGAACACATCCGGCGCTGGCGTTTGCAGCAGTCCCTTGGGCGGACCTGGGAACGTCGCGCTGATCTTCTGGATAGCCGCTCGCTTTCTGGAGAAGAGAAGAAGCTGCTGGAGGAATACATCCGCCAGCGGAACGATAGTTAA
- the rimM gene encoding ribosome maturation factor RimM (Essential for efficient processing of 16S rRNA), with protein sequence MSTTPAVAEDLVVLGKIVSVHGVRGEVKVYSFTDPIDNVLDYQRWTLRRDGEVKQVELASGRLQGKVLVAKLKGLDDREIARTYAGFEICVPRSELPDLDDGEFYWYQLHGLKVIDQAGQLLGVVDHLFETGANDVMVVKPVAGSLDDRERLLPYTEQCVLTVDLAAGEMRVDWDADF encoded by the coding sequence ATGAGTACGACGCCGGCCGTAGCCGAAGATCTGGTTGTTCTCGGCAAGATTGTTTCGGTGCACGGCGTCAGGGGTGAGGTAAAGGTTTATTCCTTCACTGACCCCATCGATAACGTGCTCGATTACCAGCGCTGGACGCTCAGGCGTGATGGCGAGGTAAAGCAGGTAGAACTGGCCAGCGGCCGCCTTCAGGGCAAGGTGCTGGTTGCCAAGTTGAAAGGTCTGGATGATCGCGAAATCGCGCGTACCTACGCCGGCTTCGAGATCTGCGTGCCGCGCAGCGAGCTGCCGGATCTGGATGATGGCGAGTTCTACTGGTACCAGTTACACGGATTGAAGGTCATCGATCAGGCGGGGCAATTGCTCGGTGTGGTCGACCATCTGTTCGAGACCGGTGCAAATGATGTGATGGTGGTCAAGCCCGTGGCGGGCAGTCTGGATGATCGCGAGCGCCTGTTGCCCTATACGGAGCAATGCGTGCTGACGGTTGATCTGGCTGCTGGCGAGATGCGGGTGGACTGGGATGCGGATTTCTAA
- the rpsP gene encoding 30S ribosomal protein S16: MVTIRLARGGSKKRPFYHLTVTNSRNARDGRFVERIGFFNPIASGAEVKLSVNQERATYWLSQGAQPSERVAQLLKEAAKAAA, translated from the coding sequence ATGGTAACTATTCGTCTCGCTCGTGGCGGCTCCAAAAAGCGCCCCTTCTACCACCTGACCGTGACCAACAGCCGCAATGCGCGCGACGGTCGCTTCGTAGAGCGTATCGGTTTCTTCAACCCGATCGCCTCGGGTGCTGAAGTCAAGCTGTCCGTCAATCAAGAGCGTGCTACCTACTGGCTGAGCCAGGGTGCACAGCCGTCTGAGCGCGTTGCTCAGCTGCTCAAGGAAGCTGCCAAGGCTGCTGCCTAA
- the ffh gene encoding signal recognition particle protein, whose product MFENLTDRLSLTLRSVTGKAKLTEDNIKDTLREVRMALLEADVALPVVKDFVNRVKERAVGTEVSKSLTPGQAFVKIVRAELEELMGAANEDLALNAAPPAVVLMAGLQGAGKTTTAGKLAKFLKERKKKSVLLVSADVYRPAAIKQLETLASDLDIAFFPSDVSQKPVDIANAAIREAKLKFIDVVILDTAGRLAIDAEMMAEIQALHAAVKPVETLFVVDAMTGQDAANTAKAFADALPLTGVVLTKVDGDARGGAALSVRHITGKPIKFIGMGEKSDALEPFHPDRIASRILGMGDVLSLIEQAEQTLDREKAEKLTKKLKKGKGFDLEDFRDQLQQMKNMGGLGGLMDKLPSIGGVNLSQMGNAQGAAEKQFKQMEAIINSMTPAERRDPDIISGSRKRRIALGSGTQVQDIGRLIKQHKQMQKMMKKFTAKGGMAKMMRGMGGMFPGGGMPKF is encoded by the coding sequence ATGTTCGAAAATCTTACCGATCGCCTTTCCCTGACGCTGCGTAGCGTCACCGGCAAGGCCAAGCTCACCGAAGACAATATCAAGGACACGCTGCGCGAAGTGCGTATGGCGTTGCTTGAGGCCGACGTCGCTCTGCCGGTGGTCAAGGACTTCGTCAACCGGGTCAAGGAGCGTGCGGTCGGCACCGAGGTGTCGAAGAGCCTGACTCCAGGTCAGGCCTTCGTGAAGATCGTTCGTGCCGAGCTCGAAGAGCTGATGGGCGCGGCCAACGAAGATCTGGCGCTGAACGCTGCACCGCCTGCCGTGGTGCTGATGGCTGGCCTGCAAGGTGCGGGTAAGACCACCACCGCCGGCAAGCTGGCCAAGTTCCTCAAGGAGCGTAAGAAGAAGTCGGTACTGCTGGTTTCCGCTGACGTCTATCGCCCTGCGGCGATCAAGCAGCTGGAAACCCTGGCCAGCGACCTGGACATCGCCTTCTTCCCTTCCGATGTCAGCCAGAAGCCGGTGGACATCGCCAATGCGGCGATCCGTGAGGCCAAGCTCAAGTTCATCGACGTGGTCATCCTCGATACCGCCGGTCGTCTGGCCATCGACGCCGAGATGATGGCCGAGATCCAGGCGCTCCACGCCGCGGTCAAGCCGGTCGAGACCCTGTTCGTGGTCGACGCCATGACTGGTCAGGACGCCGCCAATACCGCCAAGGCTTTTGCCGATGCCCTGCCGCTGACCGGCGTGGTGCTGACCAAGGTCGATGGCGATGCCCGTGGCGGTGCCGCGCTGTCGGTGCGCCACATCACCGGCAAACCGATCAAATTCATCGGTATGGGTGAGAAGAGCGACGCGCTGGAGCCGTTCCATCCGGATCGTATCGCCTCCCGCATCCTCGGTATGGGTGATGTGCTCAGTCTGATCGAGCAGGCCGAGCAGACCCTTGACCGCGAGAAAGCCGAGAAGCTCACCAAGAAGCTGAAGAAGGGCAAGGGCTTCGATCTCGAAGACTTCCGTGACCAGTTGCAGCAGATGAAGAACATGGGCGGTCTCGGCGGCCTGATGGACAAGCTGCCGTCCATCGGCGGCGTCAACCTGTCGCAGATGGGTAACGCCCAGGGCGCTGCCGAAAAGCAGTTCAAGCAGATGGAGGCGATCATCAACTCCATGACCCCCGCCGAGCGCCGTGACCCGGACATCATCAGTGGTTCGCGCAAGCGTCGCATCGCGCTGGGTTCCGGCACTCAGGTGCAGGACATCGGTCGGCTGATCAAGCAGCACAAGCAGATGCAGAAGATGATGAAGAAATTCACTGCCAAGGGCGGTATGGCCAAGATGATGCGCGGCATGGGGGGGATGTTCCCCGGCGGCGGCATGCCGAAATTCTGA
- a CDS encoding inner membrane protein YpjD, translated as MHPLLPSLAAAFLYAGAAAYQGLHLKKRSTPDKRLLVVFGALALLLHGVSLFFQLNHGGALNLDFFNAASLIACAVIALILLACLRIPVQNLLLFLFPLGAMTVLLAEFMPSGTISPVQAHPGILAHILLSILAYGLLTIAVFQSILLLLQDYQLKHKHPSGLIKNFPPLQTMESLLFGFLLAGWIALSLSLLSGALFLDDLFAQHLAHKTILSCFAWVVFAVLLWGRHQMGWRGHKAIRWTLAGFCLLMLAYFGSKLVREFILHV; from the coding sequence ATGCACCCTCTGCTGCCCAGCCTAGCCGCTGCCTTCCTATATGCCGGCGCTGCCGCCTACCAAGGTCTGCACCTGAAAAAGCGCAGCACACCCGACAAGCGCCTGCTCGTAGTGTTCGGCGCACTCGCCTTGCTGCTGCACGGCGTCAGCCTGTTCTTCCAGCTGAACCACGGCGGCGCCCTCAACCTGGACTTCTTCAATGCAGCCAGCCTGATTGCCTGCGCGGTGATCGCACTGATCCTGCTGGCCTGCCTGCGCATACCGGTGCAAAACCTGCTGCTTTTTCTGTTCCCGCTGGGCGCGATGACCGTGCTGCTCGCCGAGTTCATGCCCTCTGGCACCATCAGCCCGGTGCAGGCACACCCCGGCATCCTTGCACATATCCTGCTGTCGATCCTGGCCTATGGCCTGCTGACCATCGCCGTGTTCCAGTCGATCCTGCTGTTGCTGCAGGACTACCAGCTCAAGCACAAGCACCCGTCCGGACTGATCAAGAACTTTCCTCCTCTGCAAACCATGGAAAGCCTGCTGTTCGGCTTCCTGCTGGCTGGCTGGATCGCCCTGTCGTTGTCACTGCTGTCAGGTGCGTTGTTCCTCGACGACCTGTTCGCCCAGCACCTGGCGCACAAGACCATCCTCTCCTGCTTCGCCTGGGTGGTATTCGCCGTGCTGCTGTGGGGACGCCATCAGATGGGCTGGCGCGGGCACAAGGCCATTCGCTGGACGCTGGCCGGCTTCTGCCTGCTGATGCTGGCCTACTTCGGCAGCAAGCTGGTTCGCGAATTCATCCTGCACGTTTGA
- a CDS encoding SGNH/GDSL hydrolase family protein, protein MRHALWWLATLALAPLAVPLALRTRRTALRLPPAEGEVRGLAGAALPGEPFRLLLVGESTVAGVGVKHLDEALVACLAEALAERMQRPVRWHACGENGITAEQACQRLLPEVLNEPADLALLVFGVNDTTHLTTCKRWQAALRGMAVALRERGMVVAFSAVPPLQHFRALPWLLRQLLGWRASLLDRELRAVAREQQAQYCELSLAFEARYLAEDGYHPSALGYRVWAQGLAERLARAC, encoded by the coding sequence GTGAGACATGCCCTCTGGTGGCTGGCGACGCTTGCGCTAGCGCCGCTCGCAGTGCCGCTGGCATTGCGTACGCGGCGCACGGCGTTGCGTTTGCCGCCGGCAGAGGGGGAGGTTCGTGGCCTGGCTGGCGCCGCATTGCCTGGCGAGCCGTTTCGCCTGCTGCTGGTCGGTGAGTCGACGGTCGCCGGAGTCGGTGTAAAGCACCTTGATGAGGCGCTGGTCGCCTGCCTGGCTGAAGCGCTTGCCGAACGCATGCAGCGGCCGGTGCGCTGGCATGCCTGTGGCGAAAACGGCATCACTGCCGAGCAGGCGTGTCAGCGTCTGTTGCCTGAAGTCCTGAACGAGCCGGCCGATCTGGCCTTGCTGGTTTTCGGCGTCAACGACACCACTCATCTCACTACCTGCAAACGCTGGCAGGCGGCCTTGCGCGGCATGGCCGTGGCGTTGCGTGAGCGGGGGATGGTGGTGGCGTTCAGCGCCGTACCGCCCTTGCAGCACTTTCGGGCCTTGCCCTGGCTGCTGCGGCAACTGCTTGGCTGGCGGGCGAGTTTGCTGGATCGCGAGCTGCGTGCGGTGGCACGGGAGCAGCAAGCGCAATATTGCGAGTTGAGCCTGGCCTTCGAGGCGCGCTACCTGGCGGAGGATGGCTACCATCCATCCGCGCTGGGTTACAGGGTTTGGGCGCAAGGCCTGGCTGAGCGCCTGGCGAGGGCTTGTTGA
- the purT gene encoding formate-dependent phosphoribosylglycinamide formyltransferase, producing MPRIGTPLSPSATRVLLCGCGELGKEVVIELQRLGCEVIGVDRYANAPAMQVAHRSHVIDMLDGAALRAVIEKEQPHYIVPEIEAIATATLVELESEGFNVVPTARAAQLTMNREGIRRLAAEELGLPTSPYHFSDNFEDYVASVKSVGYPCVAKPIMSSSGKGQSVLRSDADLQKSWDYAQEGGRAGKGRVIVEGFIDFDYEITLLTVRHASGTSFCAPIGHRQENGDYQESWQPQAMSPKALAESERVALAVTEALGGRGLFGVELFVKGDQVWFSEVSPRPHDTGLVTLISQDLSEFALHARAILGLPIPAIRQLGPSASAVILVEGNSQQASFSNLGAALSEPDTALRLFGKPEVKGQRRMGVALARDESIDEARAKALRSAKAVRVQL from the coding sequence ATGCCCCGTATAGGAACCCCTCTGTCGCCGAGCGCGACCCGTGTACTGCTGTGTGGTTGTGGTGAGCTCGGCAAGGAAGTGGTGATCGAACTGCAGCGCCTAGGCTGCGAAGTCATCGGCGTGGATCGCTATGCCAATGCCCCGGCCATGCAGGTGGCGCATCGCAGTCACGTGATCGACATGCTCGACGGCGCTGCCCTGCGCGCGGTGATCGAGAAGGAGCAGCCGCACTACATCGTTCCCGAGATCGAGGCCATCGCCACCGCGACCCTGGTCGAGCTGGAGAGCGAAGGCTTCAACGTGGTGCCCACCGCACGCGCCGCACAGCTGACCATGAACCGCGAAGGCATCCGTCGTCTGGCCGCCGAAGAACTGGGCCTGCCGACTTCGCCGTACCACTTCTCGGACAACTTCGAAGACTACGTCGCCTCGGTGAAGTCCGTTGGCTATCCCTGTGTCGCCAAGCCGATCATGAGCTCTTCCGGCAAGGGGCAGAGCGTGCTGCGCAGCGATGCTGACCTGCAGAAGTCCTGGGATTACGCTCAGGAAGGCGGTCGTGCCGGCAAGGGCCGGGTGATCGTCGAAGGTTTCATCGACTTCGATTACGAAATCACCCTGCTGACCGTGCGTCATGCCAGTGGTACCAGTTTCTGCGCGCCGATCGGCCACCGCCAGGAGAACGGCGATTACCAGGAATCCTGGCAGCCGCAGGCGATGAGTCCGAAAGCGTTGGCAGAGTCCGAGCGCGTTGCGCTGGCGGTCACCGAGGCGCTGGGCGGTCGTGGTCTGTTTGGTGTCGAGCTGTTCGTCAAGGGCGATCAGGTGTGGTTCAGCGAGGTCTCGCCGCGTCCGCACGATACCGGTCTGGTGACTCTGATTTCTCAGGATCTGTCCGAATTCGCCCTGCATGCGCGCGCCATTCTCGGTTTGCCGATTCCGGCCATTCGCCAGCTGGGCCCGTCGGCTTCGGCGGTGATCCTGGTCGAGGGCAACTCGCAGCAGGCCAGCTTCTCCAATCTCGGTGCTGCGCTGAGCGAGCCGGATACCGCACTGCGCCTGTTCGGCAAGCCGGAGGTCAAGGGCCAGCGTCGCATGGGTGTGGCACTGGCGCGTGACGAGTCGATCGATGAGGCTCGTGCCAAGGCACTGCGCAGCGCCAAGGCTGTTCGCGTCCAGCTGTGA